The genome window ACTACTAGGTCATGAGGATCAGGCTGTTGTTCGTAGGGCGCACCGACCGGGGCTTCGTTGCCGACGGGCTGATCGAGTACCTGGGCCGCATGGTGCGGATGGCCGAGGTTGAATCGATCATCGTGCCGGAGGAGCGGGGTGCTGATCCCGAGCGGCAGCGCGCTGAAGAGGGGCAGCGCGTGCTGGGCGCGCTGAAGCCCGGTGAGCGTCTGGTGGCTCTCGATGAACGGGGCGAATTGCTCACCAGCCCGGCATTCGCCGCCAAACTCGGTGCATGGCGCGATTCCGGAACCCGGCAGATCGCTTTCGCCGTGGGTGGCGCCTACGGCCATTCCGATGCCGTTCGCGCACGCGCTGACCTCATCCTGGCGCTTTCGCCCATGACCTTCCCGCATCAATTGGTTCGTGTGCTCTTCGCCGAGCAGCTCTACCGGGCGCTGATGATCCTGAACCGGCGGCCCTACCACCACTGAGGTCGGGGCTCAACGGATTCGCGCAGCACAGATGATCGAGGTGCCCCACAAGCGGCCCGGCAGTGCAAGGTGATCCAGGAAGAAGGCGCAGCCAAGCGCGGCGTGAATGGCATTCGCGAGGCCTTTAGGCCCTGAGAACGTCCTGCGCCCCTTAGACCATCTGGCTTGCAGCCATGCGAACGGATAAAGCGTGTGGAAGAAGTAGCAGGCCTTCCATCCGGGGTGGGCAGATGGATCCATGTGCATGCGGAGTGTTCGCGGATCGTAGCGCCGGAAATGCCGATTGAAGGTGTCGTGCTCGCTGAACAGCTCCTGGCGAGCTGGCACGGTGGCCACGATCCATTCCGCCTTGGGGAAGGCATTCCGGAGCTGGGCGATGAATCCGGTGGGATTCTCGATATGCTCGATCACATCGAGCAGGAGCAAGGTGCGGTAGAGCTTCGCTTCAGCCTCGGGGAGTGCGAGCGCTTCGGTGCCGGTCCGCACCCACGCCGATGCTCCAGCCGCAACTTCGATCTTGGCGATATCGACGCCCACGACGTCGTGGCCGCGGGCCCGCAGGTCGAGCACCACAAGGCCCTTGCCGCAGCCCACCTCGATCATGGGGCCGTTGGCGCCGATGCTCCGCAGCATGCGGTCAATCACCCGGTTGCGGCATCGGTTCCAGTAATGTCGCTCAACGCCCGCCGGGTATATGGACTCGAATTGATCCGGCGCGAAGGCGGTCGTTTGGCCAGGCATCCGCTCACACAGTGGCTTCGATGATGTAGCGAGGGCGCTGCTTCACCTCCTTGTAGATCTTCCCCACATACTCGCCGATGATGCCCAGGCTGATGAGGTTGATGGAGGAGAAGGTGAGCAGCAGCAGGGCGATGCTCGCCCAGCCCTCAATCGGGTTCCCGGTGAGGCGTGCGGCCACCACCCATGCCCCGAGCGCGAGGGCCAGCAGGCTCATCAGCAATCCGCCCACGAAGACCATGCGCAGCGGCGCGGTAGAGAAGGAAGTGATGCCCTGCCAGGCAAGGCCCGCCAATCTGAGGTAGGAATACTTCGACCGGCCTGCATGGCGCGCCTGCCGGGTGAAACGCACTTCAGCCGATGGATATCCGATGAGCGGGAACAGCCCGCGCAGGTAGAGGTTGGCCTCGCCGAAACGCTCCAGATCCGCGATCACGCCTGAATCGGCGCTGCGGAAATCCGCATGGTCCCGAACAGCGCGATGATCAATGGCATGCATGACCCGGTAGAACATGCCCGCGAGAAGCCGCTTGAGGCCGCCATCGACCTTACGGTCATTGCGCACCCCGTACACCACGCGCTTGCCCATGCGGTGATGCTCAAGCATGGCGCGCAGCACCGAATGGTCATCCTGGAGGTCTGCATCGATGGTGATGAGGATGTCCGCTTGGTGCCTGTTGGTGAAGAGCCCCGCGATCAGTGCATTCGGATGCCCGAAGCGCGCGCTGAGCTTGATGCCGCGAACCCGTCCGGTTTCGGCCGCGAGTTTCGTGATCTCTGTCCACGTGCCGTCGCGACTGCCGTCGTCAACGCAGCACAGGTAGCTATCCGGGTGCGCCAGGCCTGCGGCTTCGAGCGTATCCAATTCCGAGAGGAGCACGCCAGCCGTGCCGCTCACGACGCCCTGCTCGTCGCGGCACGGCAGCACGATGCACAACTTGAAAGGAGCGGCGTGGCCCGTTTGGTTCATGCTTGCGAAGGCGGCTGAAAGTAAGGCTGCGGCATTCCCCGGCCTGCGTCGCACGCTGCTTCGCCATTCGGACAAGGGCCTCCAAAGGTGCAATGGGGCGTCTTTGGCAGGTAAGCGTTATGCTTGCGGATGCCGTGGCTCCGGTCCCGGCACGATCGACGATGGAGAAACCTGTATCGCGCTACCGTTTCCTGGCCGTGGACCGTTGCAACATGTGCGGTTCGCCAGTGCAGCGGCACCGGGTGATGGGCAAGCGGCTCGATCGGCCGCAAGGTGCCTTCCCGCGCAAGCGCGTGGGCATCTGCACCACGGTGATGCAGTGCAGGGATTGCTCCCTCATCTTCGCCAACCCGCAGCCGGTGCCCTTCGATCTGCAGGACCATTACGGCGTTCCGCCGGAGGACTACTGGCGCGAGGAGTACTTCGCCGTTTCCGGATCATACTTCCAAGCGGAGATCGCAGAGGCGAAGCGGCTCCTTGGCTTCGCGCCGGGCATGAGGGCGCTCGACATCGGTGCTGGCCTGGGCAAGGCCATGATCGCGATGGAGAGATCCGGGTTCGAGGCGCACGGTTTCGAGCCATCCGGGCCTTTTCATGAGCGGGCCATCGCGCGCATGGGCATCCCTGCTGACCGCCTGCGCCTGGGAAGCTTGGAAGACCTCGACTACGAGGAGGGCCGCTTCCACTTCATCACCTTCGGGGCCGTGCTCGAGCATCTCTATGATCCGAGTGCCGCCATCGCCAAGGCATCGCGATGGCTCGCGCCGGGAGGGGTCATTCACGTTGAGGTGCCCTCCTCGCGCTGGCTGGTGGGTCGATTGATCAATGCGTCCTACCGCATCCAGGGCCTCGACTATGTGGGGAACATCAGCCCGATGCACCGCCCCTTCCATCTCTATGAGTTCGGCCTGAAGAGCTTCGAGCGCGATGGCGCGCGCACCGGGTACGCCGTTGCGCACCATGCCTATGAGGTGTGCCCTACCTACATGCCGGCGTTGATCGATCCGCTGCTGCGACTCGCCATGCGCCTCACGGGCACCGGCATGCAACTCACCGTCTGGCTGCGCCGCGTCTGATGCGCATGACCGCTCGTCCGCAGAACCGACCTTCGCGGCTGCTCCGCGAATCGCCATGACACCGCTCGTCTATGTCTTCTACCACGGCGACGTTTCGATCGAGCCTTGGGAATGGCTGCTCTCCTTCCTGCTGGTAGGCGGATTGTACGTGGTCCTCGCGCGGCGCCGCAACAGGCTCATCAAGGCCGCGCCGGAATTCAAGTACTACCTGTCGGGCTTCCTGGCCAAGGTGCTCGGCGGCATGGCCTTCAGCCTGATCTACTTCTATTACTACCCGGGCGGCGATACCACGGCCTACTACTACTCGGCGCTGGCCATGCGCAACCTCGCGTTCAGCGACACCTTGGAGTACTTCAACCAGATGATGGGAGACAATTCCATGCGCGCCTGGTCAGCATACACGGTGAACACGGCGAAGCCGTTCCAGTACGTGTTCTTCGAGGATCGCACGTTCGCTGTGCTGCGGCTCACGAGCATCATCGTGATCTTCTCCTTCAAGAGCTACCTGGTCACGACGGTGCTCACCGCCGTGCTCTCCTACCTTGGCGTGTGGGCGGGCTACCGCACCTTCGTCAGCTACTTCCCAGGCATCTCCGGGAGCCTGGCCATCGGCTTCCTCTTCATGCCATCCGCGGTTTTCTGGGGCTCATCCATCCTCAAGGATACCTACACGTTCAGCGTGGTCTGCCTCTGGGCGCATGCGGTGGATGAGATCTTCTTCAAGCGGCGCAACTACATCTCGCGTTCGGCCCTGCTGGTGCTCAGCGCCTTCATCATGGTGCTGATCAAGCCGTACATCTTCATGGTGCTGCTCCCCTGCACCTTGGCGTGGATCTCCTACTTCCGCGTGGTGCGCATCCGCAGCACGCTGGTGAAGTTCGTGGTGCTTCCGTTGGCCACGACCGTGGCGGTGGGAGGGTCCTTGTTCATCCTGAACCGGCTGAGCGGCGCACTCGACAAGTTCGCTCTCGGATCGGCCTTGGAGACGATCGAGGCCACGCACCGCGACCTTTCCGATGAGAAGCAGTACGGGACGAACCGCTTCGAGCTGGGCCGCTTCGATGGAACCTGGCAGGGCTTGGTCGGCAAGTTCCCGGTTGCCACGAATGCCGCGCTCTTCAGGCCCTACTTGTGGGAGTCGCGCAGCGTGGTGATGCTGCTCGCCGGATTGGAGAACGCCATGATCCTGCTCCTGACGATCTGGTGCCTGGTGCGGGCCGGACCGTTCTTCACCATCCGTGTTGTCACAGGGATCCCTCTCGTGCTCATGGCGCTCACCTTCGCGCTGCTCTTCGCCTTCGTCGTGGGCGTCACCACGCCGAATTTCGGGGCCTTGGTGCGATTCAAGATCCCGCTGGTTCCGTTCTATATGAGCAGCATATTCATCGTGCTCCACCTGGCGCGGATCCGGCGCGAGACACGCAGGCGGAACATGGGCTTCGTGCTCTCGGCATTCCGCATGGGCACGGGAGCGAAAGCACCGCCGCCGAAGAGTCCGAAATGAAGCCCGCCCAGCGCATACTGGTGCTCACCTATTGGGGCTACGATGAGGCGCTCGTGCAGGCCTACACGATGCCGTATGTGCGGCTGATGCTCGAAGCGGCCCCGGCGGGAAGCACGGTGCATCTGGTCACACTGGAGAAAGGCGCTGGCGTCCTGCGGCCGCGCTCAACGGATCCATCGGTCGTGCATCATCCCTTCCGGTACGCCCGTTTCGGTGTCGGTGGCGCGCTGATGGCCGCGCGGGTGCTGCTGCGGCTGCTTCGCGTGATCCGGCGTGAGCGGATCACATGCCTGCATGCGTGGTGCACCCCGGCCGGGGCGTTAGGTTGGGTATTGTCAGTGCTCGCGGGCAGGCCGCTGGTCATTGACAGCTTCGAGCCGCATGCGGAGGCCATGGTGGAGAACGGCACGTGGCCGCCAGGCGGCATCGCCCATCGACTGTTGTTCGCCCTGGAACGCTTGCAGAGCCGCCGGGCAAGCCGATTGATCGCCTGCGCCGAAGGCATGAAGGACTATGCGCACCGGAAATACGGGGTGCTGCTCGGTCAACGCATGGATGTGAAGCCGGCTTGCGTTGACCTCGACCGATTCGATTGGCGCAGCGTGAAGCGCCCTGACCTTCTGCGCCAATGGGGGCTTGAGGACAAGGTGGTGGCCGTGTACGCCGGGAAATTCGGTGGCATCTACCTGGAGCAGGAGGTCTTCGATCTGCTGCGTGCAGCGCGCGATCACTGGGGTGGCCGGCTGCGCGTGCTGCTGCTCACGCCGCATCGGCGCGAGGAACTGGAGCCGATGATGCGCAACGCCAGCCTGGATCCAGGGATCTTCATCATCCATGCCGTGCCGCATGCGGAAGTGGCTGATTGGATGGGCCTCGCCGATTTCGCCCTCACGCCCGTGAAGCCGGTGCCCACCAAGGCGCTCTGCACGCCGATCAAGGATGGCGAGTACTGGGCGCTCGGCCTTCCGGTGATCATCACACCCGGCATCTCCGACGATTCCGCGATCATCGAGCGCCATGGCATCGGCGCGGTGCTCGATGGATTGAACGCGGAAGCCTACCGCCGCGCGGTGAACAGGATCGATGCGCTGCTGACCTCAGGGTCTCGCCGTGCGCTCTACGATCGGATCCGGCCGGTGGCGGAGCGCTACCGTAGTTTTGGCATCGCTCGCACCATTTACCAGCGGATCTATGGAGGATAGCACGATCATCGTCACGGGGGGCGCGGGCTACATCGGCTCGCACACCATCATCGAGCTCATGGAGCGCACGCCGTTCACGGTGCTCTCCTTGGACAATCACGCGAACTCGAGCCCGCGCACGTATGGCCGCATCGAAGCGGTCACGGGGCGCCGCGTGCGCTCCATCCAGGTTGATCTATGCGATCGCGACGCCACCTTGCGCGCCTTCAATGAAGCAGGCCAGGTGAAGGGGGTCATCCATTTCGCTGCGTTCAAGTCGGTGCCGGAATCCGTGCGAGAGCCGGGGCTCTACTACCGGAACAACATCATCTCCTTGCTCAACGTGCTCGAGGCTGTTGGCGCCCATCGTGTGCCGCACTTCATCTTCTCGTCCTCCTGCTCCGTGTATGGCAATCTCGCGGAGCTCCCTGTCCGCGAGGATTCGCCTTTGGGCCAGCCTGAGTCGCCTTACGCGCATACCAAGCAGGTGGGCGAGCGCATCGTTCAGGCCCATGCCGAAGTGATGCCGGGCTTGAACGCGATTTCCCTCCGCTACTTCAACCCGGTGGGGGCGCACCGCTCGGGCCTCCTTGGAGAGGACCCGATCAATCCGCCCACGAACCTGGTGCCCGTGATCATGCGCGTGGCTGTGGGTCGCATGCCCGAAGTGGTGGTTCATGGCGGTGATTACGACACGCGCGACGGTTCGTGCATCCGCGACTACGTGCATGTATCTGACATCGCAACCGCCCACGTGAAGGCGCTGGAGCATTCCATGCGCGGGCCCATGGCCCCGAACCATGCCATCTTCAACCTGGGCACCGGGCAGGGCGTGAGCGTGCTGGAAGCGATCACGGCGTTCGAGTCAGTGGCGCACCAGCGCCTCAACTACCGCATGGGCCCCCGGCGCGCCGGCGATGTCGCCGCGATCTACACGGATACGCGCCGCACGGAGCAGGCCTTGGGATGGAAGGCCGAGCACAGCCTGAACGAGATGATGTCCACGGCTTGGGCGTGGGAGCAGCGCTTGCTCCAAGAGGCCAATGGCTGACCGCACTCAACGGCCGATCAGCTTGTTGATCACCAGGCCCGGTCGGGTCAACGCAGCTCGCGCGATCCACGGCAGCGCTTTCAGCGGCCGTCGCGCATTGCGCCACCAGCTCCCGCCAATGGCCCAATAGCAGCGCGCCATGACATCGCGCGCGAAGCCCTCATCGGCGAGCAGTCCGCGCTCCTTCGCTTTGCGCAGCATCAGCAGGTGGTCGCGCTCGAACAGGGCGATGTTGTGGCTCATGCTGCCGCCTATCACGCGGTAGCGGAACAAGGGCTCCGGTACGCGCACGCCCTTGAACCGGGAAGCCAGGCCCAGCACCATGTCCTTGTCCGCTTCGTTCGATAGGGCGGTATCGAAGCGCAATCCGTCGGCGAAGCAATGCGCGCGCGCGAGCAGGTTGCTTCCTGCACCGGGCACGGCGTGTCCTTCTCCAAGGAGGACGATCCGCGCATGGTCGCTGTCCGAGCCCCGTTCGGGGTCCCCGACAGGCCGCAATGCGGCATCGCAGGTCCACATGTCGCTGAACGCCCAATCCGCTCCGGTGCGCGCGAGGGCCTCCATCTTCAATTCCACCGCACGCGGCTCCATCGCGTCGTCCGCATCGAGGAACGCGATGGCGTAGCCGCGCGCTGCATCGATGCCCTTGTTCCGTGCGCTGCTCACCCCGCCGTTCGGCTTATCGATCACATGCACGCGGGGATCGTTGATGCTGCGCGCGACCTGGGCGGTGGCATCCTTCGATCCGTCGTTCACGACCACCACCTCCACGTTAACCCACGATTGCGCCAGCACGGAGCGGATGGCTTCCGCGATGTACCGTTCGGCG of Flavobacteriales bacterium contains these proteins:
- a CDS encoding methyltransferase domain-containing protein, translated to MLRSIGANGPMIEVGCGKGLVVLDLRARGHDVVGVDIAKIEVAAGASAWVRTGTEALALPEAEAKLYRTLLLLDVIEHIENPTGFIAQLRNAFPKAEWIVATVPARQELFSEHDTFNRHFRRYDPRTLRMHMDPSAHPGWKACYFFHTLYPFAWLQARWSKGRRTFSGPKGLANAIHAALGCAFFLDHLALPGRLWGTSIICAARIR
- a CDS encoding glycosyltransferase; amino-acid sequence: MKPAQRILVLTYWGYDEALVQAYTMPYVRLMLEAAPAGSTVHLVTLEKGAGVLRPRSTDPSVVHHPFRYARFGVGGALMAARVLLRLLRVIRRERITCLHAWCTPAGALGWVLSVLAGRPLVIDSFEPHAEAMVENGTWPPGGIAHRLLFALERLQSRRASRLIACAEGMKDYAHRKYGVLLGQRMDVKPACVDLDRFDWRSVKRPDLLRQWGLEDKVVAVYAGKFGGIYLEQEVFDLLRAARDHWGGRLRVLLLTPHRREELEPMMRNASLDPGIFIIHAVPHAEVADWMGLADFALTPVKPVPTKALCTPIKDGEYWALGLPVIITPGISDDSAIIERHGIGAVLDGLNAEAYRRAVNRIDALLTSGSRRALYDRIRPVAERYRSFGIARTIYQRIYGG
- the galE gene encoding UDP-glucose 4-epimerase GalE, whose amino-acid sequence is MEDSTIIVTGGAGYIGSHTIIELMERTPFTVLSLDNHANSSPRTYGRIEAVTGRRVRSIQVDLCDRDATLRAFNEAGQVKGVIHFAAFKSVPESVREPGLYYRNNIISLLNVLEAVGAHRVPHFIFSSSCSVYGNLAELPVREDSPLGQPESPYAHTKQVGERIVQAHAEVMPGLNAISLRYFNPVGAHRSGLLGEDPINPPTNLVPVIMRVAVGRMPEVVVHGGDYDTRDGSCIRDYVHVSDIATAHVKALEHSMRGPMAPNHAIFNLGTGQGVSVLEAITAFESVAHQRLNYRMGPRRAGDVAAIYTDTRRTEQALGWKAEHSLNEMMSTAWAWEQRLLQEANG
- a CDS encoding 23S rRNA (pseudouridine(1915)-N(3))-methyltransferase RlmH, translated to MRIRLLFVGRTDRGFVADGLIEYLGRMVRMAEVESIIVPEERGADPERQRAEEGQRVLGALKPGERLVALDERGELLTSPAFAAKLGAWRDSGTRQIAFAVGGAYGHSDAVRARADLILALSPMTFPHQLVRVLFAEQLYRALMILNRRPYHH
- a CDS encoding glycosyltransferase family 2 protein, which translates into the protein MNQTGHAAPFKLCIVLPCRDEQGVVSGTAGVLLSELDTLEAAGLAHPDSYLCCVDDGSRDGTWTEITKLAAETGRVRGIKLSARFGHPNALIAGLFTNRHQADILITIDADLQDDHSVLRAMLEHHRMGKRVVYGVRNDRKVDGGLKRLLAGMFYRVMHAIDHRAVRDHADFRSADSGVIADLERFGEANLYLRGLFPLIGYPSAEVRFTRQARHAGRSKYSYLRLAGLAWQGITSFSTAPLRMVFVGGLLMSLLALALGAWVVAARLTGNPIEGWASIALLLLTFSSINLISLGIIGEYVGKIYKEVKQRPRYIIEATV
- a CDS encoding glycosyltransferase translates to MSQQPLVSVVMPAYNAERYIAEAIRSVLAQSWVNVEVVVVNDGSKDATAQVARSINDPRVHVIDKPNGGVSSARNKGIDAARGYAIAFLDADDAMEPRAVELKMEALARTGADWAFSDMWTCDAALRPVGDPERGSDSDHARIVLLGEGHAVPGAGSNLLARAHCFADGLRFDTALSNEADKDMVLGLASRFKGVRVPEPLFRYRVIGGSMSHNIALFERDHLLMLRKAKERGLLADEGFARDVMARCYWAIGGSWWRNARRPLKALPWIARAALTRPGLVINKLIGR
- a CDS encoding class I SAM-dependent methyltransferase; translation: MEKPVSRYRFLAVDRCNMCGSPVQRHRVMGKRLDRPQGAFPRKRVGICTTVMQCRDCSLIFANPQPVPFDLQDHYGVPPEDYWREEYFAVSGSYFQAEIAEAKRLLGFAPGMRALDIGAGLGKAMIAMERSGFEAHGFEPSGPFHERAIARMGIPADRLRLGSLEDLDYEEGRFHFITFGAVLEHLYDPSAAIAKASRWLAPGGVIHVEVPSSRWLVGRLINASYRIQGLDYVGNISPMHRPFHLYEFGLKSFERDGARTGYAVAHHAYEVCPTYMPALIDPLLRLAMRLTGTGMQLTVWLRRV